The DNA region AGCGTACGGAGCCGGTCCCCGACCAGTGGGTGATCCACGACGATGATGTCCATGCCCGTCAGGATTCCATACGGACGGAATTCCGGATCGGGTGGAACCGGATCGCCTTCCCAGCGCGTCGAACCCTGTGACGGGACGAGAAGAGCGACGAGGGGACGTAGGACATGACGGACGGGGCGATCGACGTCCATGTCGACGGTTTACGAGAACTGGGAACGGGATTGACGACCCTTGCCGACACGCTCGGGGGAGCACTGGAGGCTGTGGACGGGTTGCCGATCGAGGCGGTGGCGCCGGTGGTCGGGCCCGTGGGTGCCGACTTCATGTCGGCTCTGATGGCCGCGACCGCACGACACCGCGAGGTCCTCGCCGGCCTCACCCGCGTCACCGACGCCGCCGGGGAGCTCGTACTCGAGACGGCCCGGCTGTACGAGGAGTCCGACGTCGCCGGCGCGAGGGCGATCGACGGCGCCGGGAGCGGTCTGGACGAGAGGTGGGTGTGATCCGGTGATCGCCGACGCGCTGGCCTACGCCGGCCCCATCAAACAGATCCTCGATCTGCTGTCCG from Dietzia sp. B32 includes:
- a CDS encoding ESX-1 secretion-associated protein, with product MTDGAIDVHVDGLRELGTGLTTLADTLGGALEAVDGLPIEAVAPVVGPVGADFMSALMAATARHREVLAGLTRVTDAAGELVLETARLYEESDVAGARAIDGAGSGLDERWV